In Rhodoferax koreense, a genomic segment contains:
- a CDS encoding thiamine phosphate synthase: MSSDDTAIRAMAEAILEAHAPTFTDGPAIDVPVAPSTTTHFTSEDPVYRAAQQACTALGFIAIDAECLARAWQAQTHRIGRFEAARWPDTPVDFGLAPWPRADAFPAGPRRLGLYAVLPDAAWVARMARAGVPTLQLRFKSDDAQAVRREVQAAVAAVRGTQSLLFINDHWRAAIEAGAYGVHLGQEDLDALTPAELATLRHAGLRLGVSTHGYAEMLRADACSPSYVAMGAVFPTTLKKMATAPQGTARLKAYARLMREHSLVAIGGIDAERFPAVLESGVGSVAVVRAIVAAPDPEAAARQLMARLPTQPD; encoded by the coding sequence ATGTCTTCCGACGACACTGCCATCCGGGCCATGGCCGAGGCCATCCTCGAAGCCCATGCTCCCACCTTTACCGACGGCCCTGCGATCGATGTACCCGTTGCCCCCTCAACCACCACGCACTTCACCAGCGAAGACCCGGTCTACCGCGCCGCGCAGCAGGCCTGCACCGCGCTGGGCTTCATCGCGATCGACGCCGAATGCCTGGCCCGCGCCTGGCAGGCGCAGACCCACCGCATCGGCCGGTTCGAGGCCGCGCGGTGGCCCGACACGCCGGTCGACTTCGGCCTCGCACCGTGGCCGCGCGCCGATGCCTTTCCCGCCGGCCCGCGCCGCCTCGGGCTCTACGCCGTGCTGCCCGATGCGGCCTGGGTGGCACGCATGGCGCGTGCCGGCGTGCCCACGCTGCAGCTGCGCTTCAAGTCGGACGACGCACAAGCCGTGCGCCGCGAAGTGCAGGCCGCCGTGGCTGCGGTGCGGGGTACGCAAAGCCTGCTGTTCATCAACGACCACTGGCGGGCTGCCATCGAAGCCGGCGCCTACGGCGTCCACCTGGGACAGGAAGACCTGGACGCCCTGACCCCGGCCGAGCTGGCCACGCTGCGCCATGCCGGCCTGCGGCTCGGCGTGAGCACCCACGGCTACGCCGAGATGCTGCGCGCCGATGCCTGCAGTCCGAGCTACGTCGCAATGGGCGCGGTGTTTCCCACCACACTGAAGAAGATGGCCACCGCGCCGCAGGGCACGGCGCGGCTGAAGGCCTATGCGCGGCTGATGCGCGAGCATTCGCTGGTGGCGATCGGCGGCATCGATGCCGAGCGGTTTCCGGCCGTGCTGGAAAGCGGCGTCGGCTCGGTGGCCGTGGTGCGCGCCATCGTCGCGGCGCCGGACCCCGAAGCCGCCGCCCGCCAGTTGATGGCGCGCCTGCCAACGCAGCCCGACTGA
- a CDS encoding response regulator produces the protein MPSTTILVEDSSRIREVLVPSMEELGDMRVIAVAESASEAIVTLARHDAVWQVAVVDLFLREGSGLDVLRAVQHRQAWQRVVVLTNYATAEIRQRCLALGADAVFDKSTELDAFFALCQSYGSA, from the coding sequence ATGCCGAGCACCACCATTCTTGTCGAAGACAGCAGCAGAATCCGCGAAGTCCTGGTGCCGAGCATGGAGGAACTCGGCGACATGCGCGTCATCGCGGTGGCCGAGTCGGCTTCGGAGGCCATCGTCACGCTGGCGCGGCACGACGCGGTCTGGCAGGTCGCGGTGGTCGATCTCTTCCTGCGCGAGGGCTCGGGCCTGGACGTGTTGCGCGCGGTGCAGCACCGGCAGGCGTGGCAACGCGTGGTGGTGTTGACGAATTACGCAACGGCGGAGATCAGGCAGCGTTGCTTGGCGCTGGGTGCGGATGCGGTGTTCGACAAGTCTACCGAACTCGATGCATTTTTCGCGCTGTGCCAGTCCTACGGTAGCGCCTGA
- a CDS encoding TonB-dependent siderophore receptor: MTAYRAPFKFVLTRTAMATSLCLALPAMAQTAPSLAPVTVNAETAARQADVTGFGDTPLAEVPLSATVIGAGQLQASGARRLADLTQFDASVADAYNSPGYWDFLSIRGFTLDNRFNYRREGLPISAETSIPLDNKERVEILRGTSGIQSGTSAPGGLVNYVVKRPTEHDLRSVTLEASGGGSVLGAVDLGGRFGVDRVFGYRLNVAHETLRPLVHNLDGHRDLAALAADWRVGRDTVVEAEFEWSHKSQPSQAGTSLIGNRLPAVPDPKLNLNNQPWSQPSVFDAFTGSLRIEQAINDNWRWTGQLGSQRLKTDDRLAYPFGCGAEGNYDRFCSDGTFDFYDFRSENERRLQQAASLGLKGKLQTGAVLHDVSLGLIRSRVHNRFEQSAYNYVGTGNIDGTAVVPADPALTTPNTNRDERSLELSLSDAVHWTPEFTTWLGLRHTRLNRSSMSTDGNEATSYATSLTTPWVAASYKLAAQAMVYASYGEGAESQVVPDRPLQYANAGQALPVLKSRQFEVGLKGGDNRLGWQLAYFRIQRPATNIDACAATTPCEATYDGDAVHKGLEASGQWRAGPWQLDGGVTLLDAKRRGSTADPAANGKRPTNVPDWALRARAAYAVAAVAGLRLEGTLSHEGRRAVLSDESIMLGGWTRVDAALRYDTRIGATNTAWTFGVDNLFDRRYFRESPYQFGHVYLFTGAPRTFRIAMTASL, encoded by the coding sequence GTGACCGCATACCGCGCTCCCTTCAAATTCGTGTTGACCCGCACCGCCATGGCCACCAGCCTGTGCCTGGCCTTGCCTGCCATGGCGCAAACCGCCCCCTCGCTCGCTCCCGTGACCGTCAATGCCGAGACCGCAGCCAGGCAGGCCGACGTGACCGGCTTCGGCGACACGCCGCTCGCCGAGGTGCCGCTGTCGGCCACCGTCATCGGTGCCGGGCAGCTGCAGGCTTCCGGCGCCCGCCGGCTGGCCGACCTGACGCAGTTCGACGCCTCGGTGGCCGACGCCTACAACTCGCCGGGGTATTGGGACTTTCTGAGCATCCGCGGCTTCACGCTGGACAACCGCTTCAACTACCGTCGCGAAGGCCTGCCGATCAGCGCCGAGACGTCGATCCCGCTCGACAACAAGGAGCGCGTCGAAATCCTGCGCGGCACGAGCGGCATCCAGTCGGGCACCAGCGCGCCGGGCGGGCTGGTCAACTACGTGGTGAAGCGGCCGACGGAACACGATCTGCGCAGCGTCACCCTCGAGGCCAGCGGCGGCGGCAGTGTGCTTGGTGCGGTCGACCTCGGTGGGCGCTTCGGCGTGGACCGCGTGTTCGGCTATCGGCTCAACGTCGCGCATGAAACGCTGCGCCCGCTGGTGCACAACCTCGACGGCCACCGTGATCTGGCGGCACTGGCCGCCGATTGGCGCGTGGGGCGCGATACCGTGGTCGAGGCCGAGTTCGAATGGAGCCACAAGTCGCAGCCGAGCCAGGCCGGCACCAGCCTCATCGGCAACCGCCTGCCGGCCGTGCCCGACCCGAAACTCAACCTCAACAACCAGCCGTGGTCCCAGCCCTCGGTGTTCGACGCCTTCACCGGCAGCCTGCGCATCGAGCAGGCCATCAACGACAACTGGCGCTGGACCGGCCAGCTCGGCAGCCAGAGACTCAAGACCGATGACCGCCTGGCCTATCCGTTCGGCTGCGGCGCGGAAGGCAACTACGACCGCTTCTGCAGCGACGGCACATTCGATTTCTACGATTTCCGCAGCGAAAACGAACGCCGCCTACAACAGGCGGCCAGCCTCGGCCTCAAGGGTAAGCTGCAGACCGGCGCCGTCTTGCACGACGTGAGCCTGGGCCTGATCCGAAGCCGCGTGCACAACCGTTTCGAACAATCGGCCTATAACTACGTGGGCACCGGCAACATCGACGGCACAGCCGTCGTGCCGGCCGATCCGGCGCTGACCACGCCCAACACCAACCGCGACGAACGTTCACTCGAACTCTCTCTCAGCGATGCCGTCCACTGGACGCCCGAGTTCACCACCTGGCTGGGTCTGCGCCACACACGGCTGAACCGCAGCAGCATGAGCACGGACGGCAATGAAGCCACCAGCTACGCGACCAGCCTGACCACGCCATGGGTCGCCGCCAGCTACAAACTCGCAGCCCAGGCCATGGTCTACGCCAGTTATGGCGAAGGTGCGGAATCGCAGGTTGTGCCCGACCGCCCGCTGCAATACGCCAACGCCGGACAGGCTCTGCCGGTGCTCAAGTCCCGGCAGTTCGAAGTCGGGCTGAAGGGCGGCGACAACCGTCTCGGCTGGCAACTCGCGTACTTTCGCATCCAGCGCCCGGCCACCAACATCGATGCCTGCGCGGCCACCACGCCGTGCGAAGCCACCTACGACGGAGACGCCGTGCACAAGGGGCTGGAGGCCAGCGGCCAGTGGCGTGCCGGCCCCTGGCAACTCGACGGCGGCGTGACCCTGCTCGACGCCAAGCGCCGCGGCAGCACGGCCGACCCCGCGGCCAACGGCAAACGCCCGACCAACGTGCCTGACTGGGCACTGCGCGCCCGCGCCGCCTATGCCGTGGCCGCCGTGGCCGGCCTGCGGCTCGAGGGCACCTTGTCGCACGAAGGTCGACGTGCCGTCCTGTCGGACGAATCCATCATGCTCGGCGGCTGGACCCGGGTCGATGCCGCGCTGCGCTACGACACCCGGATCGGCGCCACCAACACCGCCTGGACCTTCGGCGTCGACAACCTGTTCGACCGCCGCTACTTCCGCGAATCGCCGTACCAGTTCGGCCATGTCTACCTTTTCACCGGCGCGCCGCGAACTTTTCGCATCGCGATGACGGCCTCCTTGTAA